In Streptomyces nojiriensis, the sequence ATTTGCTGGGGTTCCAGGTGTCGCTGACCAGGTGCGTGCCGTTGGCGTTGCTCCCGCGTTCGAACGTGAGGTACTTCTCGTGGTCGCTGTCGCTGATCAGCTCGACCACGGACCCGTTCGCCACCAGATGCGTGCGGAAGTAGACCGGGTAGTGGTCGGAGCCGCGGCCGCCCATGCGTGTCCCCCGATAGTTTCCCAGCGCGCGCGACGAGATCATGTAGTCGAGTTCGCCGCCGCTCTGTTGGGTCGCCTCGCCGGTGTGGTAGACCTGCGCGCCCAGGCCCGCGGCGAGGTTGTGCATGCCCTGGTCCGGGTCACGGTTGAAGTCGCCCATGACGGTCCACGCGCGGCCCGCCGCGGTCGCTTGGTTGCGGACCTGGCGTACCAGTTCCTCTGCTTCGTTGCGCGCTCCCGAAGCCAGCGCGTGCACGTTGTAGTAGATGTCGTCGTCCATGCGCAGCCCCAGCGCGGGGCGGGCGCCGGCCCGGCCGGGCGGGGCGACGTAGACCTCGTGGGCCATGGTGTGCGTGACCATGGCGAGGTTGACCCGGGTGTCTCCCAGCGGACTCATCCAGTACACGTAGCGGCTGCCCCAGCGATACAGGCGGACGGTGTAGCCGCTGCGGTTGTAGGACTGCTGGAACACCATGCCGTACAAACTCGGTTCCGACCCCGCCTCCTGGACGGCGACGATGTCGTTCTCGTTGCTGAGCTGCCGGACGTCCGACCAGCGGGCGCCTTGCGAGTTGTAGGTCGCGATGGTGTGGGCGTTGGGCGTGTCCGCTGCGGCCGGCGATGCCGGCAGGCCGATCAGCAAGCCGACGAGCGCGGCCATCGCCATCAGCGTGGCGAGCGTCCTGGTGCGTGGGTGAAGAAGGTCGGAGCGTGGCAAGGTCGGCGCCTTTCCTGGGAAGGGGATGAGATGGGGGGACTCAGTCAGGGGCCGCTAGGCCGTCTCTTTCGGATCTTGTCGGCCGAGCCCGCGGCGTCCGGTGCCGTACATGGCAAGGCGGAGGAGCGCACCGTGTACTGGACGTACTCGGGCGCCCCGACAACGCGGCCAGGTGCGGTGCCGGGCGTCGCGGGCCCGGCAAGATCCGAAAGAGACGACCTAGTGGTCCGCTGACGAGGCGGACCGCACCGCGTCAGTACTGCCGGGTCGGGCAGCCCTCGTCGCCCCACGCGGTCGTCACGGGGCAGTCCTTGCCCGGGTCGAGCCACCCGGGAAGTTCCGTGTCAGCACTGGCGCGGTGCCCGGCGACGGGCCTGTCCGAAGCGGCGGAAACGGCGGCACCGCCCCATCCGATGCCCGCGGCCAGTACGAGGGCCACCAGTGCCCGGGCCGTGTTTCCCCGCATGTGCGTCAACTCCTGCTGTGTCGCCCGGCAGCGGTCAGTCCGCTGATGTCGTGCTGTGGTCGCCGGCCGCTTGTGCCGACTGTGATCACCACTGTGCCGACCCGGCGCCGCCCGCGGCAGTCCCACGGGGCATCATCTGTGTGCCATGCACTTTTAGGAGGGGTTCCATGGGCAATGCGTCAGGTGACAGCGGGCCAATGGGCATACCCGAACTGGGGAGCGCCGCGGTCCTGCTCTACCGCTGGACCGTTGTCCACCAGAGCCTCACCCCGGCCGCCCTGTCCCGGGCCGCCGCCGAGACCGGAATCGGCGAGCACGAGAGCCACCAGGCGCTGAGCTCCCTCCTCGATGCCTGCCTCCTCCAAGAAGTCCCCGCCGCGACCGGGGATCCCGGTGTGCGCTGGCAGCCGGTGAGCCCCCAGGCCGCCGCGAGCCAACTGCTCTCCGACCGCGACGCCGCCCTCCGCGCACAAGAAGAAGCCCTGCGCACCCGGCGCCGGCAGATCCAGGAGCAGCACGACGGACTCGCGGCCCTCATGCCCGTCTACCTCCAGGCCCGCCAGCACGCCTTCCCCCAGGGCACCATCGACCACCTGCCCGACAAGTTCGCGGTCCGCACGCTGCTCACCGAGGTCATCGACTCCTGCCACAGCGAAGTCCTGGTTTCCAAAGACGGCGGCTCATTCCCCGTCGCCGCTCTGCGCGAGGCCCTCCCCCGCGACCTCGCCCTCCTCGAACGCGGCATCCGCATGCGCAGCCTCTACCAGCACGCCACCCGCTTCGACCAGCCCACCCGCACCCACGCCGAACACCTCGTCGCCGCAGGCGCCCAGATCCGCACCCTGCCCGAGGTACTGCCCCAGATGATCATCGTGGACCAGGCCCTGGCCCTGCTCCCGGCCCGCTCCGGCGGCGCCCTGATCATCCGCGAACCCGACCTCCTCGCCTACCTCCTGGACGTCTACGAACGCGACTGGGCCCATGCCACCCCCTACGCCAGCGGCCCCCACGCCGCCCAAGCCGTCTCCCAGACCATGAGGCAGACCATCCTGGTCATGCTCGCCAAAGGCATCAAGGACGACACCATCGCCCGCCGCCTCGGCATCTCACTGCGCACCTGCCGCCGCCACGTCTCCGAACTCCTCGACACCCTCGGCGCCCACAGCCGCTTCGAAGCAGGCGTCATCGCCGAACGACAAGGACTCACCCGCCATCCGGCATCCCCGCCCCTGCCCGTACCCGCGAAGGAAGCCGCCCCGGACACCGTCCGGCCCGACCCGGTACCCCCGTGCACGGTCTGCGGCGCGGCCCTGCCCACACGGGCCTCAGGACGAGCCACCGGCCGACCGGCCCGCTATTGCTCCCCCAAATGCCGCTCCCGCGCCTACCGCACACGAAAATCCCCGAGAGACGCACTCCCGCAGGCCGACACCGCCCAACCGTCACGAAACCCGCCGCCCGCGTGACGAAACTCCTCCACGGGCCGGACTGCTTTCGGTGCACGGCCGTGGCGAGGCGGTCACGGGACAGCCGAGCCGGGGACCTTCACCGGTCTCGCCAGGACCAACATCGAGGCATCGCCCACTCCGTGTCGGCCGTAAGCGGCCCACCGGCCGAGGGTGAACCCTGCGCACTGGACCAGACCATCAGGCAGGGGGTCTCCTCGGCGTTCCAGCAGGACATCGACGCCCTCGCCCCACACGCGGTCCGAAGGACCCGCGCGCACCGGGTCATCCGGATCATCCGGATCTGCGAACGCCAGGGCGTTCCTGTCCTCGCCGACCACCCGTCGAACGCGGGATGGCACGACTGAAAGGCTCAGTGGCCCTCGGTTTCCCGTGCCGGTCCTGGTCCATCCCCAACCCGATCGACGCAGGCCAATGGGGCTCGTAGCCTCTCGTTGTGACCGATAAGGCTGAGGCGCGAGACGCCTTCAAGAATCGATGCAGCAACGCCTCACGCACACTCGCATCATGCGTCGGCTACTCCATCAGTCGCATCTCGTTCGAGGCCTTCGCCGAGGAGGACTCCCTGGAGATCCCTCTCAGGGAAGGGCCGTGGAAGCCGGACGTAGTGGTCTCCCTCTCCCATCTCCACCACGTCTCGGTCGACAAGCCCCCGCAGATCGCCGGCAGCTTCATCGACGAGATCTCCTTGATCCACCTGCCGGCGCTCCCGCACTCTTGGCCTGCGGACGCCGCCGGCCGTATCCGGCGGTTCGACGGGCTCTGTGAGCTCGCATGGCTGCGGATCGTGGGCCCGACCGAACTCGATGCTGTTGCCTCGATCGTGACCGTCTATACCGCAATGAGCGATGACCGGGCCTCGATGGTTCAAAATCCCCTGGGCTGACGGCCGCAGGGCCGATTCCGACCGACGGGAAGCAAGAGGCCGTCGTGGTGCCGGGATGAGTAGTGCTTGCTCATGTGCCGAGGATCCGATGCCCGGTTGACTTCTGCTGGGCAGCCAGCCGCCGGTCGCGGTATGGCCGCTCTTCCCGGCTCTGAGCGCAAAGGACTCCCCTGTGCACGACCAGCAAGCCCCGCGCCGCGGTCTCACTCTGGTGACCGCCCCCGAGGCACGGTCCATCGACTACATCCCGGCGGACGAACGTCACGGCAAACTCTGGCACCAGGGCCCGTTCTGGTTCTCCGGCAACTTCGTCCTGACCACTCTCGTCATCGGGTTCATCGGCCCCTCGATCGGCCTCGGACTGGGCTGGTCGGTGGCGGCCGTGGTCCTCGGTGCCTGCTTCGGCACGTTCTTCATGGCGGTCCACGCCAATCAGGGGCCCCGTATGGGCCTGCCTCAGATGATCCAGTCCAGGGCCCAGTTCGGGGTCCGGGGAGCCGTCGTACCGTTCACGGCCG encodes:
- a CDS encoding RICIN domain-containing protein; translated protein: MAALVGLLIGLPASPAAADTPNAHTIATYNSQGARWSDVRQLSNENDIVAVQEAGSEPSLYGMVFQQSYNRSGYTVRLYRWGSRYVYWMSPLGDTRVNLAMVTHTMAHEVYVAPPGRAGARPALGLRMDDDIYYNVHALASGARNEAEELVRQVRNQATAAGRAWTVMGDFNRDPDQGMHNLAAGLGAQVYHTGEATQQSGGELDYMISSRALGNYRGTRMGGRGSDHYPVYFRTHLVANGSVVELISDSDHEKYLTFERGSNANGTHLVSDTWNPSKSQWKLRSVPGGGQYDFNFVNRSTGKCVDVDNGRFAKSGDALNEWDCEGQTSQVFTIYRWVEEPGAWIIMQKNTSLCVSTTGTKPRYLALLSCGAQATPNQRFLPHFYN
- a CDS encoding helix-turn-helix transcriptional regulator, whose translation is MGIPELGSAAVLLYRWTVVHQSLTPAALSRAAAETGIGEHESHQALSSLLDACLLQEVPAATGDPGVRWQPVSPQAAASQLLSDRDAALRAQEEALRTRRRQIQEQHDGLAALMPVYLQARQHAFPQGTIDHLPDKFAVRTLLTEVIDSCHSEVLVSKDGGSFPVAALREALPRDLALLERGIRMRSLYQHATRFDQPTRTHAEHLVAAGAQIRTLPEVLPQMIIVDQALALLPARSGGALIIREPDLLAYLLDVYERDWAHATPYASGPHAAQAVSQTMRQTILVMLAKGIKDDTIARRLGISLRTCRRHVSELLDTLGAHSRFEAGVIAERQGLTRHPASPPLPVPAKEAAPDTVRPDPVPPCTVCGAALPTRASGRATGRPARYCSPKCRSRAYRTRKSPRDALPQADTAQPSRNPPPA